The sequence ATGCCAAATAGCGCTACGCTAGCTGATTTCGACACTCGCCCTGAGCTGGCTGATGTGACGGTCGTCTTACCAGATGAGCAGTCTGTCATTATACAGTTACGTCCGCATTTGCGTTTTGCTGATGTTATGGCGTTGCAACGTGGCAATTTTCCCATACGTTTGCTATTTATTCTCGTTTTTAGCGTCTTGGTTTGTATTTGGCTGAGCCGTACAATGACTCAGCGTATCCGCCGTGTACAAAATACCGTACACCGTCTGATTGATGGCGATTATCAGACCCACCCAGACCTATCAAAAATGGGAGATGATGAGCTTGGTTTACTCGCGAAAGATGTGGCTAAGCTATCAAAACGGTTGGCTGAGAGTGAGCTGGCACGCAAACAGATGCTCAGTGATATCTCGCACGAGCTACGATCGCCACTGGCACGTCTAGACGTTGCGACTGAGCTGACTCGCGACTTTGCACCGAATGCCAGTCGTTATCTCGACCGTATCGATAAAGAGTCGGCGCGGATGAATGAGTTGATTGAGCAAATCATTCATATTCAATCTCTACAAATGCAGCAATATACGATCGACAATATAGAAAACGAAGTGGTTGATATTTCTGACATTATTAGTGAAATTGGACAAGACGTTTGTTTTGAGTTTCAGCATAAAAACGTGCGCTGGCAATGGCAGCCGAGTCATGCATTGGTGGCAGACGTTTCATCTACCACTGATTCAACAACGCCTTGGACAGTGCTTGGCAATCAAGAACAGCTGCATAGTGCGCTTGAAAATGTCATTCGTAATGCTTTTATGCATACGGCCTCTGATTCAACAGTCATTGCTGACATTAAAAAAGTGGAGATGGAAGGCAATAAGCCTGCACTTCAAATCAGCATCACAGACGAGGGTGGTGGCATCGCGGATAAGGACTTGGAGCGTATTTTTCAGCCCTTTGTACGGCTTGACTCGGCTCGCCATCGTGAAACGGGGGGTTATGGTTTGGGGCTGGCAATCGTTCATGCCGTGGTAATGGCACACAAGGGTCAGATTCATGTCTATAATCGCCAAGATGATATCCAAGGGCTGGTGATGCAAATAACATTGCCTGTTAACTCTGAAGGGGACTAAGAGCAGCAGAAAGTGGCGAACACGCGCTGAAAACATCTCTAAAGTGTGTGTATAAGCGTGTGTTTTATTAAGTTCCAAAGCGGATTATTTCAAAAAAGTGGGAGCATTCAATATAAGCAAGGAGCAAAAAACATCTATATATTCATTTTTTGTTATATAATTGGATGAACGGTAATAAATGCCCGATGAGCGGCATTGTCTCTCTCTATATATTCGGTAATACTAATATATAGAGAGAGCGATTAGGGCTTTTCAAGATAAAAAGTGTTAGTTGTTGGTTAACAAGATAAATGATGAACAAAAAACATTTACTCATTGCCAGCCGATAACGTGTTTTATTTTGTGATATCGACTCTCTGCAAGATGGATATTATCTCTGATTTTTAAATCTGACCAGTCTGTAAGGGAGTGCACACTATGAACCGCATCTATAAAGTAATATGGAATGAAGCCTTGAGCTGTTTTACCGCAGTTGGTGAATATGCAAAGGGGCGCGGCAAATCTTCCAAATCTAGCGTGAGCGCAAACGCGACCATCAATACGACTTCTAATCTTTCTTCTACCCAATTTTTCCGACTATCCACGATCGCCATAGGGATGCTGGCGGCTGGATTTACAATGTCACCGCAAGCTTTTGCGCAAGTGAATGTCGGCGGTGGTACGGGATCTGGTACAGCAATTTCTTCTTGTAATACAAACAGTACTGAAGCGAATGCTGAAGGCAGCTATTCGGTTGCCATTGGCTGTGAAGCGGACGCTGGGCAAAACTTCAATCTGGTCGATAGAGGCAATCCGTCATTTACTTGGACGGGT is a genomic window of Psychrobacter cibarius containing:
- a CDS encoding ATP-binding protein, which produces MNASKKAINHKTLKQTPKFKVRITLFWRLFLSLLLTIIITSILSIMVERWLVEKALTARMNVQTDSLLIKRQEMVEALRAGDLSTVKQMYRQDRQLMNQISVYDEEGAIIFPRYRNRDERRQKGMQGSRREVGQLSMQPSVQSMADQPSVDNNRTNRHDDNNKMSNNKSSFLNHILQPMMPNSATLADFDTRPELADVTVVLPDEQSVIIQLRPHLRFADVMALQRGNFPIRLLFILVFSVLVCIWLSRTMTQRIRRVQNTVHRLIDGDYQTHPDLSKMGDDELGLLAKDVAKLSKRLAESELARKQMLSDISHELRSPLARLDVATELTRDFAPNASRYLDRIDKESARMNELIEQIIHIQSLQMQQYTIDNIENEVVDISDIISEIGQDVCFEFQHKNVRWQWQPSHALVADVSSTTDSTTPWTVLGNQEQLHSALENVIRNAFMHTASDSTVIADIKKVEMEGNKPALQISITDEGGGIADKDLERIFQPFVRLDSARHRETGGYGLGLAIVHAVVMAHKGQIHVYNRQDDIQGLVMQITLPVNSEGD